From Glycine max cultivar Williams 82 chromosome 11, Glycine_max_v4.0, whole genome shotgun sequence, the proteins below share one genomic window:
- the LOC102659890 gene encoding polygalacturonase yields MERKRSNANRFINKTNLCSRISIYFILSLIFSSTTTGTTNACLDASKCPMFAKGDTNHQKYERRIEHGLVYFEGKTKVSLDWARRFLGGPGSSPPQCTSKCGKCTPCRPVHVTVPPGTPVTAEYYPEAWRCKCGNKLSMP; encoded by the exons aTGGAGAGGAAGAGATCAAATGCTAACAGGTTCATAAACAAAACCAATCTTTGTTCCAGAATTTCCATCTATTTTATCCTATCACTTATCTTCAGCAGCACAACTACTGGCACCACCAATGCATGTTTAG ATGCAAGCAAATGTCCCATGTTTGCCAAAGGAGATACAAATCATCAG aaataTGAGCGGAGAATTGAACATGGCTTGGTGTACTTTGAAGGCAAAACAAAAGTTTCCCTAGATTGGGCAAGGAGGTTCCTAGGTGGACCAGGGTCATCCCCACCACAATGCACCTCTAAGTGTGGCAAATGTACACCGTGCAGGCCGGTCCATGTGACGGTGCCGCCGGGTACTCCGGTGACCGCAGAGTACTACCCTGAAGCGTGGAGGTGTAAGTGTGGCAACAAGCTGAGCATGCCTTGA